The following coding sequences lie in one Rhinolophus ferrumequinum isolate MPI-CBG mRhiFer1 chromosome 16, mRhiFer1_v1.p, whole genome shotgun sequence genomic window:
- the LOC117036213 gene encoding 40S ribosomal protein S12-like has product MPEEGIAAGGVMDVNTALQEVLKTALIHDGLARGIREAAKALDKRQAHLCVLASNCDEPMYVKLMEALCAEHQINLIKVDDNKKLGEWVGLCKIDREGKPRKVVGCSCVVVKDYGKESQAKDVIEEYFKCKK; this is encoded by the coding sequence ATGCCCGAGGAAGGCATTGCTGCTGGAGGTGTAATGGACGTCAATACTGctttacaagaggtgctgaagACCGCCCTCATCCACGATGGCCTGGCACGTGGAATTCGCGAAGCTGCCAAAGCCTTAGACAAGCGCCAAGCCCATCTTTGTGTGCTTGCATCCAACTGTGATGAACCTATGTACGTCAAGTTGATGGAGGCCCTCTGTGCTGAACACCAAATCAATCTAATTAAGGTTGATGACAACAAGAAACTAGGGGAATGGGTAGGCCTCTGTAAAATCGACAGAGAGGGAAAGCCCCGTAAAGTGGTTGGTTGCAGTTGTGTGGTGGTTAAGGATTATGGCAAAGAGTCTCAGGCCAAGGATGTCATCGAGGAGTACTTCAAAtgcaagaaatga